From the genome of Phycicoccus duodecadis:
TGGCCGCCTGCACCTCGGGGTCGGAGGTGAACAGCGGGCCCACGAAGGGGCGCACCAGCAGGAGCAGCACGCCCAGCACGACGCCGCCGAGCACGCCCCAGCGCACCATCAGCCGGGTCGCGGCGCGGGTCGTCACCAGGTCGCCCGCGCCCAGGGCCCGCCCGGTGATGGCCTGCGCGGCGATGGCCAGGGCGTCGAGCGCGAAGGTGAGGAAGGACCACACCGTGGCCGACACCTGGTAGGCCGCCAGCGGCACGTCGCCCAGGCCCGCGGCCACCCAGGTCGTGAGGAGGAGGACACCGCGCAGCGCCAGGGTGCGCACCAGCAGGGGCACGCCACCGCGGGCGGCGACCAGGACCCGGCCGGGATGCGCGCGCAGCGGCACCCGCGCACGCCGCGCCTCGCGGACCAGGACGGCGGCGAGCCCCGCCGCCATCGCGGTCTGGGCGATGACGGTGCCCCAGGCCGACCCGGCGATGCCCCAGCCGAGGCCGTGGACGAACCAGATGTTGAGGGCCGCGTTGGCCGAGAAGCCGAGCACGGCCGCGACCAGCGGGGTGCGGGTGTCCTGGAGGCCGCGGAGCACGCCGGTGGTGGCCAGCACGACCAGCATCCCGGGCAGGCCCAGGGCCGAGACCCGCAGGTAGGTGACGGCCTCGTCGAGCACCCCCGGCGAGGCGCCGAAGACCCCGGCCAGGTCGCCGGCGAACAGCCCCACGAGCACCGCCGTGACGGCCCCCAGCCCGACCGCCAGCCAGGTGCCGTCGATGCCGGCCGACACAGCACCGGCCCGTGACCCGGCCCCCAGCCGGCGCGCGACGACGCTGGTGGTGCCGTAGGCGAGGAAGACGAAGACGTTGGCGGCGGTGAGCAGGACGGCGCTCGCGATGCCCAGCCCGGCCAGCGGCTCGACCCCGAGCCGGCCCACCACGGCCGAGTCGACCAGCAGGAACAGCGGCTCGGCGACCAGGGCGAGGAACGCCGGCCCGGCGAGGCGCACCACCTCGCGGTGGTGGCTCCCCGGCGCCTGGCTCACCCCCGCACTCTCTCGTGGATGGCCGCGGGACGGGGTGCGACGCACCGGGGGCGGACGCCCGGGGCCGCCCCCCCAATCAGGGCAGGACGGCGACCGCGGCCTCGCGCCGCGGGTCGCCGGCCGCCTGCAGCCGGCCGTCCTCGCGGCGGTAGGCGGCCCCGACCCCGCCGAAGTACATCGAGAGCGCGCCGTGGTCGTGGGCGGCCAGGCCGGCCGCGGCCACCGCCGCGCTGATGCCGGGGTCGGCCTCGTGCTCGACGACGGGCCGACCGTCGGGCTCGAAGCGCACGTGCAGGCGAGGCGCCTCGATGGCCGCGGCCAGGTCGGCGCCGTGCAGGCAGCCCTGGCCCAGCACCTGCATCAGGGCGGTGGTGATGCGGTCGGCTCCGGGCGAGCCCACGGCGATGACCCGCCCGTCGCGGGTGCGGCCGGTGGTGGGCGCCATGTTGGAGGCCAGCCGGGTGCCCGGGGCCAGCGCGTGCAGCCCGAGCCGGTTCAGCTCGGGCTCGCCGAGGGCGTTGTTGAGCAGCATCCCGGTGCCAGGCACCGTCACCCCGGCGCCGTAGCCGGCCGACATCGTGATCGCGCAGGCCAGCCCGTCGGCGTCGACGGCCGACACGTGCGCGGTCGACGCCGAGGTCGGCAGCCCCGCCAGCCCGTGCCGGTCGATGCCGGCCAGCAGCGCGTGGCCCGCGGCCTCGAGGTCGTCGGCCTCGTCGTGCACCTCGAGCCGGTAGCGCAGCACGGCCTCCTGGGCCCGGAGCACGTCGGGCCAGTCGTAGCCGCCGACCCGGGCCAGCTCGCCGAGCATCACCGCCAGCATCGGGCCGCCCACCGACGGCGGCGGGTTGACGGCCAGGTCCCAGTCGCCCACGACCCGCCGCAGTGGCGTGCGGACCACCGGGGCGTAGGCCGCGAGGTCGGCGTCGGTCACGAGGCCGCCGCGCGCCGCGAGGTCGGCCGCCATGGCCCGCCCCACCTCGCCGGTCGAGAGCACAGCCGCACCCTCGCGCCCCACGAGGTCGAGCAGGTCGGCGAGCGGGCCGTTGGTGGCGGTCTCGCCCACCGCCAGCGGGGCGCCGCCGGGGCCGGTGACCACGGTGTGCGCCTCGGGGTCGGCGCCGAAGAGGGAGTGCGCGACGAAGCCGAGGTAGCGGGCGGCCGCCCCGCCCACGCGGTACCCGTCCCGGCAGGCGCGGGCGGCGGGTGCCACGACGTCGGCCCACGACGCGACGCCGTGCCGGGTGACGGCGTCCTCGCACGCGAGTGCCGCGCCCGGGGTGGCCACCGAGCCGGGGCCGACGTGCATGGTGACGCCGCCCCCGTACTCGGTGAAGACCTCGCGCACCCCGCCGCCGAAGGCCTCCGGCGCCAGGCCGCGGCCGGGCATCTCGACGTTGCCGTCGACGACCTCCGGCTCCTCGCCGGCGGCCCAGACCGCCACGTAGGCGCCCCCACCCAGCGAGACGATGCCGGGCTCGGTGGCCATCGCCGCGAGCGCGGCGGCCACGGCCACGTCGACCGCGTTCCCGCCCGCCCGCGCGACCTCGCGGCCGGCCGCCAACGAGACCGGGCCGGTCGCCGCCAGCGCCACCTCACCCATGTCTGCGCATCCTGCCACCGGGGCCGGCGATCGGTGTGCCCGGTGGCCACGTCGCCCGGTAGCGTTGCGAGGCATGACCCTGCCCCCGCTCGCCGTCGTCGCCGGCACCGGGTTCTACGACCTCGACGCGCTCGAGGGCCCCACCGAGGAGACCGTCGAGACCGCCTGGGGCGCCGCCCGGGTCGTGCGC
Proteins encoded in this window:
- a CDS encoding gamma-glutamyltransferase, whose protein sequence is MGEVALAATGPVSLAAGREVARAGGNAVDVAVAAALAAMATEPGIVSLGGGAYVAVWAAGEEPEVVDGNVEMPGRGLAPEAFGGGVREVFTEYGGGVTMHVGPGSVATPGAALACEDAVTRHGVASWADVVAPAARACRDGYRVGGAAARYLGFVAHSLFGADPEAHTVVTGPGGAPLAVGETATNGPLADLLDLVGREGAAVLSTGEVGRAMAADLAARGGLVTDADLAAYAPVVRTPLRRVVGDWDLAVNPPPSVGGPMLAVMLGELARVGGYDWPDVLRAQEAVLRYRLEVHDEADDLEAAGHALLAGIDRHGLAGLPTSASTAHVSAVDADGLACAITMSAGYGAGVTVPGTGMLLNNALGEPELNRLGLHALAPGTRLASNMAPTTGRTRDGRVIAVGSPGADRITTALMQVLGQGCLHGADLAAAIEAPRLHVRFEPDGRPVVEHEADPGISAAVAAAGLAAHDHGALSMYFGGVGAAYRREDGRLQAAGDPRREAAVAVLP
- a CDS encoding MATE family efflux transporter encodes the protein MSQAPGSHHREVVRLAGPAFLALVAEPLFLLVDSAVVGRLGVEPLAGLGIASAVLLTAANVFVFLAYGTTSVVARRLGAGSRAGAVSAGIDGTWLAVGLGAVTAVLVGLFAGDLAGVFGASPGVLDEAVTYLRVSALGLPGMLVVLATTGVLRGLQDTRTPLVAAVLGFSANAALNIWFVHGLGWGIAGSAWGTVIAQTAMAAGLAAVLVREARRARVPLRAHPGRVLVAARGGVPLLVRTLALRGVLLLTTWVAAGLGDVPLAAYQVSATVWSFLTFALDALAIAAQAITGRALGAGDLVTTRAATRLMVRWGVLGGVVLGVLLLLVRPFVGPLFTSDPEVQAAIDTALLVVALGQPLSGYVFVVDGVLIGAGDGPWLARAMLVNLALYLPVALAVHLAGDWLLGDGGRQGTGDALTWLWLAFTTFMAVRATLMWLRVHTDRWMVVGATF